The following proteins are encoded in a genomic region of Nakaseomyces glabratus chromosome J, complete sequence:
- the GOR1 gene encoding glyoxylate reductase (CAGL0J08272g~Ortholog(s) have glyoxylate reductase activity, role in glyoxylate catabolic process and cytosol, extracellular region, mitochondrion, nucleus localization) — protein sequence MAKPIILRLGSLTFAQPQWKEVEEIADVITVDDSMTREQFLKELKNPESKLSKVSVITRTVGSASQTGLFDEEIAKALPDSVIAICHTGAGYDQIQVQYFKERHIQVANVPEIVSNATADTHVFLLLGALRNFAYGHHNILAGKWQEVTSAAETPFGYDPDGKTVAILGLGRIGRAIVDRLKPFGFGKFIYHNRHRLPEDEENGCEYVASIDDFYQQADVISINIPLNTHTKHLVNKEAFDKMKEGVVIVNTARGPVVDEKALIAALKSGKVRGAGLDVFEDEPHIPKELLELPQVLTTPHMGTHSVQTRWRMEKLVLDNAISALKTGKVITPVPEIQNDNWIEEIQPVI from the coding sequence ATGGCTAAACCAATTATCTTAAGACTTGGAAGTTTGACTTTTGCGCAACCGCAATGGAAAGAAGTGGAGGAGATTGCAGATGTTATCACTGTCGATGATTCAATGACCAGGGAGcaattcttgaaagaattaAAGAATCCTGAGAGTAAGTTAAGCAAAGTGAGTGTGATTACCAGGACTGTTGGTAGTGCCTCGCAAACCGGTTTGTTTGATGAAGAGATTGCAAAGGCTTTACCTGACTCTGTCATTGCAATTTGTCACACAGGTGCAGGGTACGACCAAATACAGGTACagtatttcaaagaaagacACATACAGGTTGCGAATGTTCCTGAAATTGTTAGTAATGCCACTGCTGATACTCATGTTTTTTTACTACTTGGAGCCCTAAGGAATTTTGCTTATGGACACCATAACATTCTTGCAGGGAAATGGCAAGAAGTTACTAGTGCAGCTGAGACACCTTTCGGTTATGATCCAGACGGCAAAACTGTTGCTATTTTAGGTCTCGGGAGGATAGGCAGAGCTATAGTTGATAGGTTAAAACCATTTGGCTTCGGTAAATTCATCTATCATAATAGACACAGACTAccagaagatgaagaaaatggtTGTGAATACGTTGCCTCAATAGATGACTTTTATCAGCAGGCAGACGTAATCTCAATTAATATTCCATTGAATACACATACTAAGCACTTAGTTAATAAAGAGGCctttgataaaatgaaaGAAGGTGTTGTTATTGTCAATACTGCGAGAGGGCCAGTTGTAGATGAAAAGGCTTTGATTGCGGCTTTGAAATCGGGTAAAGTTAGAGGTGCCGGATTAGATGTGTTCGAGGATGAACCACATATACCAAAGGAATTGTTGGAATTGCCTCAAGTTCTTACAACTCCCCACATGGGTACACACTCAGTTCAAACCAGATGGAGAATGGAGAAACTTGTCCTAGATAATGCCATATCTGCTTTGAAGACTGGAAAAGTTATCACACCAGTCCCtgaaattcaaaatgaCAATTGGATTGAGGAGATTCAACCCGTCAtctaa